A section of the Ovis canadensis isolate MfBH-ARS-UI-01 breed Bighorn chromosome 1, ARS-UI_OviCan_v2, whole genome shotgun sequence genome encodes:
- the LOC138444284 gene encoding proline-rich protein 23B-like: protein MGSRPHSPSASSADQWEQQAEGPGPAKRRRTEEAPDHEFEVAPRVDNVMGTPDMGGLTSLVILADGYALHLPLDEVDLVLEPEPTSVLQVSLGDHTLILIPGALLGSSSEFLEGESHSALVLEQGSFLNAPGECIALERGFYGPVPEIAGQEEVYEEDADAVFPPARMNAAASSVAGLLLSPRSASEPDLLGLVPEPWPQAPNPTPERGSPHHQDNLDLHVPEFFPDSPLQPLPPSPCPGFHERPQHRPVPARKAQRRLFQE, encoded by the coding sequence ATGGGCAGCCGGCCCCACAGCCCCAGCGCCTCCTCTGCAGACCAATGGGAACAGCAGGCCGAAGGACCCGGCCCTGCCAAGCGCCGTCGAACGGAGGAGGCCCCGGACCACGAGTTCGAGGTAGCGCCCAGAGTGGACAACGTGATGGGGACCCCAGACATGGGAGGGCTCACCTCCCTGGTGATTCTGGCCGACGGCTATGCCCTGCATCTGCCCCTGGACGAGGTCGACCTGGTGCTGGAGCCCGAGCCCACATCCGTGCTGCAAGTTTCTCTTGGGGATCACACCCTCATACTGATCCCTGGAGCCCTCCTGGGCTCTAGCAGCGAATTCCTAGAAGGGGAGAGCCACTCGGCCCTTGTTCTGGAACAGGGCTCTTTCCTGAACGCTCCTGGGGAATGCATCGCCCTCGAGCGGGGATTCTATGGACCTGTCCCAGAGATCGCTGGCCAAGAAGAGGTCTATGAGGAGGACGCAGATGCTGTGTTCCCGCCGGCTAGGATGAATGCAGCCGCCAGCTCAGTTGCTGGGCTCCTCCTTTCGCCTAGAAGCGCATCTGAGCCAGACCTCTTGGGCCTAGTCCCAGAACCCTGGCCTCAGGCGCCCAACCCTACTCCAGAGAGAGGCTCTCCTCACCACCAAGACAACCTAGACTTGCACGTTCCGGAGTTCTTCCCCGACTCACCACTCCAACCTCTACCTCCCTCTCCTTGTCCAGGTTTTCACGAGCGCCCCCAACACCGTCCTGTTCCTGCTCGAAAGGCCCAGAGACGCCTGTTTCAAGAATGA